The genomic interval TTCTACTTAACTACGAAGTAAAACCGCAAATGTCCCGCGGGAAATGCAAGAAGCAGCAGGTAAAACACGCGATAGTCAGAGATAATCACAATAATCGGACGCTGCACTCTGTCGATTTAAACGATTTTCAATATGTGAGACACGGTGTCGAGGGAAAAGCGTTTCACGTATGACGCACAATGGAAAATTCAATGTGGAAAAGTGCGCGGAACACAAAAGCCAGAAAAACTTGAAGGTAGCCAGCAACAATCGGCTTATAGTGCACGAGGGGGGGTTGACCTACGGCAGCCCTCGCACTCGACCGTGTCCTTGCTGTAATTACGTATCCTTTGTTCGGTGCTGCacatgtctgtgtgtgtgtgtgtgtgtgtgtgcgtgtgggtgtgtatggACAGGCACATATGGACGAGGCAAGCCTGGGGGAGTACTGCAAGGTATTCAAACCATTAAGctcaatatatgcatttacaatttttaaagaaTCGACATTTACGGATATTACGGAAACAGAACGAGTTTCTTAAAAGCTAAGGTTTGGCTTcgtatcgatatttatcgggCTTGTATAGATATTTAGCGATGTTGAGAACATTTTGTAGTTAGTCCTTATCAAGGAACTTAACTTGAAATATTCTAGATCTTTGTATACTAACGAGGgacaacatattaaaatattgtttatggCTTACGTCCGTTAAGCCAATTAAATCAACGTTCCGAACTTCAAATCCTTTGCCTCCATTAAAAGAGAAACTTTACTTCTTGTCGCATAACTCATTTTACTTGCGTGATCAACTGCATGGCAAACACTTTGGGTATCTCGCCCGTGACCTCGACTATTTCCGTAAAGAATTTGTAAGTGCCCTTGAGCAGCTCGTCCGGATTGATTACATTAATCACACTTATATTTAGAATGGAGTAGTTGCCCACGCGTATGGGACACTCGAGCACCTCGCGCAGATGTATGGAGCTCATAAAGAAATGTCTATAGGTAGGATTGTTGAGAAATGCACAAAAATCCATGTGTTTCACTTCGAAAAGCTTTATAAAATCCCTGTCGTTCTCCAATTTTCGACGCAGGTTAATATTCATAATAAGATAATTGCTGCCCAGCTCTCGATCGAGCTTTACATAGATATCAAAGTGAAATCGATCCTCGTGTATGAGGGTAACAGCCTTCATGAAGTGCCGATCTCCGTGGATTCTGATGCGCTCTATATGCACAGTCTGTAATGCAATTTGGTAgaatcaattttaaatgcgtttcaaaatatgttttatctTACCTTGGTTTCAGAGGCTTCATCGCTTTTAGACGAATCATCGAGGTTTTGCATGTGAGCTAAAACGACGAGCCACAAAAATACTAGTAGCTGTTTCATGTCGGAGTGAGATCATGCTCGGAATgcatgaaattaaaataacaattttattttatatgcttaatttaatttttcattaagCTGAATTGAGTTGTGCACGAACGAAAGTTACCCTATAAACTAACCTAAGCAGGTTAGTAAgatcttaaaaaatattatagaaTTCATAGTTATTCTttataataagaatatattagGTATTTGGGGATTTGGTTACATCCAAATCGTATTATCTAtcattatatacatatatcttaaTCATCTTATTCgcaaattaagattttatatgtttaattatttagGGCTTAATCAAGCTTATTCAATTTGCCTATCGTATAgtatataataatttgttctaaatatgtatgttttatttttaacaaatctCTGGCTCCCTGTCAGTAATACATCGGTTTACGCTTAGAACTAAAGACTGACCTTCAGTCAATGTTCTGTCAATCCATACAAATACAACGTTGTCTGTTTTAAGCTGCTTGTAGTAAAAATTTGCTGCAAAATGTGCTGAGCTTTTATCAGTTTTAGATGTGGTTTTCTGATTAAGTTGAGTCTGCCAGATcctatttaataattttacaacatttaaattacatCAAATTTTAGATATGTTACTTATAATTCCGATAACTTTTGTGAACTTTTAAGAATGTTAACGTAATTAAGTTCTTTTTGAAGGCGCTTTATCGTGCTTTCCAGTTTATAGGCAATTTGTCAACTACAAGTATTGCCATAGTATGTCACCACCTAGTCGACGTCTCAATTAGCTAACCGGCGGATATGTGCGCAATCAGGGCTCATTCATTAAGCGAAACAAGAAACAAACGACTGTGGAACAACCCACAGCTCGTAAATATATTGTAcccacacatatatatacttatatatgtacatatatatatatatcaatatatgtatttatacatAGTCAGTCAGGAAGCAGCAAAGTGTTGAAAAGCCAATTAGCGTTGCTTTTGCCAAATGACAGGAAGGAAGCCATAACCACAGCGACAGCCACAGCCAGtggcagaagcagaagcagaagcagctgcagcaacagtgGCTGGTTGTGCGTGTAAATGGTGGAAATGGCAACTGTTTGGAATGAAAAGttgaaaatttatgaaaaaccGCACGCAGCGTCAACACCTCGATAGGCTGTAGCGTGAGTTGTGACCActcagccagccagtcagtcaatcagtccttccctcagttagtcagtcagtcagtcagtcagtcagtcagtcggccAATCAAGCAGCTCTCAGTGATGCTCACCTGCTGTATGACAGCTGCAGAGATGGGCGCATGTAGGAATTTTTTAAAACGCGACACAAGCGTTCTTgtatactaataaatgttggaaataaaattaaattaaataaattaattataacaattttgttCCGTGTTTTTGCTAGACTACCATTTCTTATAGTTTCTATATGCACAAGAGATATAATATAAGATTCGGAAAATATACTGTACATTTTCTCTATAAGGTTATAACATGTTagccttattttttttactattttgtAATTGGtttgtaaaattttaaattacttaaaattttgataatctgtatattttgtttatccgaatattttttatttttcaaaaaaaataattcccATTTggagtaaataaatatttatttaattattaaatacatttaaaataatatatttatctatgttAGCTAATTTATGTTCAGGCtcgcatttttaattttaattgcccTCGATATAGTCGCCAACTCTTGTAATTGTGCTCAGAACACGTCGTGTTGAGTCACGATAGAAATCACGACACGCGCTCAGCTCTAGAAAGAGGTGTTGCGTAATTTTCTGCTTCATTTAATTAAGCCGATTCCATGGGTGAATTTTAGGGGGCGTTCAGAAGGCAGGGCGGGAGACTCTTGCGTTCATGTTGTATGACTGGCGATTGGGCTTAGGCGGCTTAGTCTGCCTGcctcacacatgcacatgtggGCGCGCTTTGGTAATTAACTCACATGTCCATGTTCATAATTCATAATGTTttgcttaattatttattcataatGTCTAATAgtgccgccagcagcagcagcttaaagGTTACCAGCTTAGTTCCTATTAATTGGCACAAACAAGTGCCCCGAGACCAACAATAACACACATTGATACAATGTTCGATAAACACAAAGattaacaataaacaaaaatacgtagtctatatataatttctaGGGTTTGCGTACGCGTGTGTCGGCCAGAAAACAGGCGACCACCTGATCCGATTGTTCCGCATCGTGGAGCGAAACCTGCAGCCGGGTGGGCACCTCCGGCTGATTGCTGGCAACTGGGAGTAGGAGGCGATAGGTGACATCCTCCCCAGCGTCCAGTGGACAGTAGGCGCCATGCAGCAAATTTTTGCACACATTGCTGCGCTGCGCCTCCAGTTCATAGGGTATGGTCACGCCCAGTGAGGTCAGGTGCACCCGCGCCGTCAGCTGATGCATGGAATTACGTGCTGAAATTTCAGTAATTTTATAGATTAAAGATATATTTCTAAATGGGCCGGCTAACTCACTGGCTACAAACTGTATGGCTATATTGGACTCCAGACCCTTCAGCAAATCACAGGGTAGCTCATCGCAGTTATCTATTTGCACCATCAATGGCAGCGGATTGCTTGTATTGGCACCTGTGTGTGCGGAATACccttaattaataataattgcttAGACAATTTCAATCTATCTACTCACATTGCCGGACGGGCGTATCACCGATGACAAATGTCCAGTTCAGTGCGCAGATCAGgcacaaatataaacaaacttGGTTGGCAGACATTTTGTGCTTCAATTCTGTTTTTATAAACTAACAAATTTCTTTCGGCTATTATAGCTGTGCGCCTTCAAAGCTGATTGCGTTTTAATACCATTTGGCAGCATTCGCTGCCTTTTATAGCAATGGGAGGCAACAGCTGGGTAGCATAGTTCGCCTGCACTTGCCGCCTAATCTAATCGGCCCagtttagaaaatattttattgtaccaTATTTATTATACTGATTTGTTACGGGCTTGCTAATCTATAGCCAAATTCACTTAATTGCTTGTCTGCCATTTGAATAAGCAttcaatgaaaacaaaaaattaaggAACACCGAAACTTAGTTCACAGCTTAAATGAAAAGAGaaggagaagaagaaggagGGCTATATTTGGCAcaccgaagatttaatacccttgcagacccaaccttttcatatgcccgtatctaagaagcactgGGAAAATAGTTTTCGTCCGATcagtcctatggcagctatatgatatagtggagtGATAGGAGTGAGATAGGagtgcaacagaaaaaaggaacttttgcaaagttttatgACAATAGCCTTAATACTAAGAGAcaagtttgcatagaaacagacaaacagacaggcCTTGCTATATCGACTcagctgttgatactgatgaagaatatatatatttaatgaaatcgGAGATGTCATCtgctatgcgttacacatgtCACGACAATTTTTATGGGAGATGCTCTGCGGTAATTGTAATTCCCTGCGAGCCGAAGGCTGTGTGCGCAGAAAACCCGCCTACAACCGATTAAACCGGGTAAACTTAACTTATTATAAgaaaatcttttatttttcttcaaacTAAATAgtacatttttcaaataatttgttcgttAAGACAAAGACATTAAGACTGCTATTTacctttttaattaaatccaTCTAGATTAaactattattaaataaaagatattAATGCAATAGAGATagataaaaagcaaaaactggcaaacttttcaattggattttgtattttaatttgtgttaGTATTCAAATAATTGTGCATGAATCATAGTTTGTATGATAATGGAGCTCTTAAGATATAAAACTTAACGATGATTCATGGCAGTTACCTCTTGAGCCAAACAATTGAGTACACTTACGCCCACAAAGAGTCTTTTCCCCTTTTTAAGATACGACGAGTACAGCTGAACTTGACTGCCGGCCATTTCGAATAAGATGATGAACCCAACACCTGTTGGTCCCTAACTAGTCCGAGTACAGGCAAACGCGCTATTTACGCTTATCATTCGGCAGCGATAATAAAATTAGCAAGCGCTTagcgaaaacaacaaaacaaacaaacatttttcttgCATATTTTCAGGCGGTGCCACAAGAAAAACCACCGCCCCATTTTAGAACTACCTGTACCTGAACTGGCCTCCTTGCTTAGCTATGTTTACTTACGCGGGCAGCTTGAAAAGTAATCGACCTTAACAACgagaatatattgaatatattttcttcAAGCCCAAAATGGATCAGCTTCAAAAAACTAATCTATCTATCTGAAGACTTGAAATATTTAGAACATGGCTCAAGGCATGAACAGTTCGGGTTTATTTTAAATCATCGATTACTAGCTATTTTACCATGAAATCGATTAAATCGAGCTAATGGCCAATTCTCGAAGCCTATACGAGCCAGAGACACCAAGTTGGAGATGCTAGTTATTgtagagtatatatacatatactctctctatatatatatcgagaGAGAGTATGTAGAGAAACAATCAACTTTTTGGATACCTCCGCGAGCTCTTTTGAAAATTTTAGGAAATTCGTTACACATTTTTGTCATTATAATCGAACTGTAAAGTTAAACCGCGACGTAATTCGTTTCCTGTCAGCGCCGATTTCTTTTCAACCTACCCTCGTATTTATGTTCGCCCGCCGTCGACAATACATTAACgtcaatttatatgcataggCAATTTGAAA from Drosophila virilis strain 15010-1051.87 chromosome 2, Dvir_AGI_RSII-ME, whole genome shotgun sequence carries:
- the LOC6632718 gene encoding uncharacterized protein, with product MKQLLVFLWLVVLAHMQNLDDSSKSDEASETKTVHIERIRIHGDRHFMKAVTLIHEDRFHFDIYVKLDRELGSNYLIMNINLRRKLENDRDFIKLFEVKHMDFCAFLNNPTYRHFFMSSIHLREVLECPIRVGNYSILNISVINVINPDELLKGTYKFFTEIVEVTGEIPKVFAMQLITQVK
- the Npc2c gene encoding uncharacterized protein Npc2c, whose translation is MSANQVCLYLCLICALNWTFVIGDTPVRQCANTSNPLPLMVQIDNCDELPCDLLKGLESNIAIQFVATRNSMHQLTARVHLTSLGVTIPYELEAQRSNVCKNLLHGAYCPLDAGEDVTYRLLLPVASNQPEVPTRLQVSLHDAEQSDQVVACFLADTRVRKP